TCAGGAGTGAGACCCCCTGGGGGTGACGGGGCCATCGCCTTAGGTCGGAGTCCACGCCTGTATTACACTGGGTTAAGAGTccgcaggggaagggggaggcctGCTGCGGCCCTCAGCCCTGGCCTTCCCACCCCCACAGGGGGCCACCGTGCTGACGGTTACCATCATCGCATCCTTgcactgcccccgccccccatggttttttttttttttttttttaccacctttTGCAAAGATAGAGTTAATTTTCTGCTCCTGGACTTCATCCAGTTGGACCCCATTGCGTAGATCGTTGCACCGGACACTGAGTTTCGGGGATGGGCTCCCGCCGTGGTTTGTACAGACTTCTACCGTATGGCTACGCCGTGGCTTCTGTGGCCCCTCTGTGCTGTGGACGTGGCATTGCTTGCGGCTTCCGTGTCTGTGACCAGTGCCGCTCCGACCCTGCCGGACCAGGCGTCCTGGTGGCCCCGCATATTCAGAGCACTGTGTCAGAGCACGGGACGGTGTGGGGTGTCGTCAGCTCTGTGTCGAGTCAGGGGACAGGGCGGCCGGCCGGGCTCCGGggcgggaggggctggggagggacgaAGGCAGCTCTCACCTGGGCGCTGGCCTCCTTGCAGGCTGGCCGATCCTCCTCGGGGTGACCGGGGTCCCCGCGGCTCTCCAGCTCCTACTATTACCCTTTTTCCCCGAGAGCCCCCGGTACCTGCTGATTCAGAAGAAGGACGAGGTAGCTGCCCAAACCGGTAAGGCTCTACCGTGCAGGGGGCGGAGGCCGCGGCGTCTCTGCTCCGGGAAGTTGGGGTCCCCTGAGCccgccccctgctcccctcccttaGCGCTGAAGAGGCTGCGTGGCTGGGACGACGTGGGCCCCGAGATGGAGGAGATCCGGCAGGAGGACGGGGCCGAGAGGGCCGTGGGCTTCGTCTCCGTGCTGAAGCTGTTCCGCACGAGGTCCCTGCGGTGGCAGGTCATCTCCATCATCGTCCTCATGGGCGGCCAGCAGCTGTCGGGTGTGAACGCGGtacgggggccgggggggggggctgggcggGGCGCTGTCGTCATCACAGGGGGCCCCGAGCACCCCGCCAGCCTCTGGGGTGCCTTCCAGATCTACTACTACGCGGACCAGATCTACCTGAGCGCGGGGGTGAAGGAGAATGACGTCCAGTACGCGACAGTGGGCACCGGGGCCGTCAACGTGCTGATGACCGTCTGTGCCGTGAGTCCCCAACAGCCACCAAGGACGAGGGcatcttgagtgtgtgtgtgttcggtGGGGGGGTGGGTCCTAGCTGAGGAAAGAGCCAGATCGGAGGTGGTGACGTGCCTCTTGGTCTCCTCATCTCCGGGCCACTTGTCAGATGACAGCCTGTCTctcggagggggcggggggggggcagcctgTGCCAGCCCCCGAGATGGAGACCCCCTGCCCTCCACTCTGGAAGCTTCCGCCGTGTGAGGTGGCTCTTCCCCAATCTGTCCCATGTGTGGTTACTACCTGTGCCCTGGACTGGGCAGGGCGGTGGCCTGCTGGGGGGCAGACACACGGGCAGGCGGGCACACAGCTGCCCCTTCGGAAGGGGGGTTTGGGAGACGGGCGGAGGACTTCCTGCGCAGGCGGCTCTAGCAGGGGTGCGGCCTCCTGTCTAGCGGGGCTGCTGAGCCTCCCTGCTtgccctccgccccctcccctgcaggtgtTCGTGGTGGAGCTCTTGGGGCGAAGGTTCCTGCTCCTTCTGGGTTTCTCCGTCTGCTTCACGGCCTGTTGCGTGCTGACGGCGGCCCTGGCCTTGCAGGTGAGGAAGGGGGGGGTGTGGTGGTGGCTGGAGAGCCCTGTCCGTCCGCTGAGCCCTCACTCGCATGGTAAGGAAAGTGACCAACATGATCTTTTCGCAACTACGATGAATCAGACGCCTGGGGACCATCTGTCCCCTGGGTCCCCCTGGGAGCCTCCACGTCTAAGTAGCCCGCTGCCCACTTCCGGCCGATTTCCCAGATGCATCCGGGTGGGACGGCCTGCTGGGGAGCCAGGTGCCCTCCTTGCCCAGCCCGGCCACAGCCCCTGGGGACCAAGATGCCCCACCCAGGTCGTCTCTGCCCTGCCAGGTGTGATCCAATGTCCTCTCCCCACAGGACACAATATCCTGGATGCCTTACGTCAGCATCGCCTGCATCATCGCCTACGTCGTGGGACACGCCCTTGGGCCGAGTATGTTCCCTAGAGCTGGCTCTCCCTGGTTTTGTCTCCTCCTTTCCTGAACCAGAAACTTCTGGCTTGGGTCCCCTGGAGAGGCTCCTTGGAGGCCTCATGCAGCCCCAGAATGgcctctccccctgccttcctGTCGCGCAGGGGTTTGCTCAGAGGGTTATTAGAGTGACGGCGCTAAAGCGGCCTTCGCCGTGTGGGTTGAAACAGCCTACCCCGTGCGATTGGTGTAGAGAGCCTTGCGGTGGTCCCGGGCCCCTTTTAGGGACATCACAGGATGTGATGTTGGCCTTCTCGCGCTGCTTCTCCGCCAGCCCAGGAGTCCCGGAGACACCCCGCTCCTCGGGCCGGATGCCTCGGGCGCCCCGCGCACGGCAGGGCCTCCGGGACCCTTGGCGGGCTTGCCTGCTTCCAGAGGAGacagctcctcctccttccccctctgccccccaaggCCCCGTCCCCGCGGTGCTCATCACGGAGACCTTCCTGCAGTCCTCCCGGCCGGCCGCCTTCATGGTGGGGGGCAGCGTGCACTGGCTCTCCAACTTCACGGTGGGCTTGATCTTCCCGTTCGTCCAAGTGAGTGCCAgccgccccgcctccccccctgccccctgaaAAAAATCCTCACGCGGTTAAGGGAGAAGCTTCTGGAGAAGGTGAGCCCCACTTGCCCTTCCCACAGGTGGGCCTCGGAGCCTACAGTTTCGTCATTTTCGGCGTGATCTGTCTTCTCACAACCATCTACACCTTCCTGGTGGTCCCCGAGACCAAGGCCAAGACCTTCATAGAGATCAATCAGATTTTCACCAAGATGAATAAGGTGTCAGAGGTGCGCCAGGAAAAAGAGGAACTGGAGGAATTTCCACCCTCTACTCGGGGGCAGTAACTCGAGGGAAGGAGCCTGCTGAGCGGGTCTGCGCCGGCTTCCCTCCCGGGCTTTTGTCCCGGCCAATAGCCGTGAACGTGCGGGACTAGGCGCTGTCCCGGGTGGAAGGCACCGGGGCTGTGCCGTCTGTCTCCAGATGACCGCCGTCAACCCCGAGTCACGGGGAGCAGGCGCCCCTCGCCGCGCTGGGCTAGCCGTCAGGTCCTGATAACGCCGGTTCTCACGACAAAAATCATTAGTGTGGTGGCGGGATGGAAAGAATCACATCTGGCCAGAGAAACACCTCTTCTGAAATCCATGGGTCTTCTGGGGACCGGAGGCCTGCGTTCAGGGGAATTCTTCCTCTTGCCCGATCCGTCTCCAGAAACACCAGTTCTGGAAAGTGTGATGTCTGAGAAGCTGCGAAGCAGGTCCCTATGGAGACTTCAATGGAGTCGGAGCTTGTTAATTCCGGATTATATTGCTGAAGGGCAGTGAATGGCATTGCCTCTGAATGCTCAATAAAACACGTATGATCCCTTTTACCAAGACATGCTTCTTTCCTGTGAGCAGGTGGAAGAAGGCAgcgggaggggtgtgtgtgcggGGGTGAGGGGGTCCCTGCTCCTTTGAGCAGTTCGATCTTGCTGGAGCATCAGCCCCTTGAGAGCATGAGTTTGGCCACTTTTGCTTATCCCGGAATCCCGCTGCCTGGACCCGGCCTGGCGTACAGGAGGCCCTCAGACAGTATTTGCTGGAAGGGGAGAAGCAGGAACTGAGATGGTGAGGCCACCTGTAGGATGTGAGATCTGCTCCCTGCTCCGGGGAGTTAGGGAGGCAGACCCAGGGCCGCTGGGGGTGCTTGGGACGGGAGCAGCTTTTGTGGGGGTGGAATGGGGATCCCTCAGGTGATGAGCTAAATAAATCACTTAGAGGAGAAGTAAACAGTTCGCTGCTGTGGTTGGACCACGCTGTGTCCCTGTGTGGGAAGGGGGTGCGGGAAACAGTCACGGAATTTCTCGGCACCGAGGCAGTGCAGCCGGATGTGTGAATCAAGGAACGTCTAGCCTGGGGGAGGCTGGACCTCACGTCCTTGGTCCTGCCGCTTAGTAATGGTGCAATGTGGGTACTTACTCAGCTTTTCtgttcctcagcttcctcttccatTAAATGGAGCTAAGAACAAGTGTCTCACGTGGCTATGGGATTGAAATAACAGGCGTGTGGTGCTTCGATCAGCGGCTGGCCTGCATTATCTCCGCGGTTATTTTTAAGTGCTTGGGAATGAGCGTCGGTCTTGAGGACAAAAAAACTCACAGGTAAAATGCAGCGAGAGACCACTCTTCGTATACAACTGCGATTAAACAATTCAGTAAATGGATGGCAGATGGTGGGAGGTTACAGATAAGCCAAGATAAGGAGTCTAGGATGATCCACATGATCATAAATGAGCGTTGGAGATACTGGTATGAGGTCACGTTCAGTTTGCTATAAACACGGATGGCTACAAATAGGAACACTTACAGACACGTGTATTTACACGGGTTACAAAATACaggagcaggggcacctgggcggctcagtcggttaagcgcccaacttcggctcaggtcatgatctcgcagtctgtgagttcgagctccgcgtcgggctctgtgctgacagctaacaTCTTCTGTCCTGAAGATAACACAGGCGTGGGGTGATCACCGAGTCTGAGGGAGTTGTGTGGCAGTAATAAGGACCCGGTGAGCCTTCGGTAGGGGGGCCAGTTGGTAAGAAACAAGGGGGTCCCTGCAGAGCCAGCAGCAGTCAGGCCAAGATGCCAGGGAGAGTTCAGAGGGAGAGCTGTTGGCTTTAGGGACCCTTGGCCCCCACAGTAAGGCACCTGGCCCCCTGCCGGCTTCCTGATGGGGCAGGAGTGAAGGGTGTGGGGAGGTTTGGGGAGAAGACATGTTGAGATGGAGGTGTTTTATTGAAAACCTAGAAGTGTCTAGAAGGATGTCAGCCATATGGCTCTGGAACTCagaagagagagaccacattcacatcgCTTTCATTACAGTATATCGACATAATtgtcttttattcttaatttcttactgtgcctaattaacaaattaaactttatcataggtatgtatgcatGGGAGAAAACAGTGTATCCAGGGTTCAGAGCTGTCTGCGATGTCCCTTGGGGTCTTGGAGTGGATCCCCTGTGGATAACAGGGTGACTGTATTTCTTGCTGTCTCCCTTCACAATTTCTGGTTGAGTGTGTGTTTTATCACATGACGTGTACGTATACataacttataaaaaataaatatgcatacacTGGAGGTTTGTGTTCAAAACTTAGTGactgatgggggcgcctgggtggctcagttggctaagcatcggACTCCTgattgatctcacagttcgtgagttcgagccccaggtcgagctctgcgctgacagtgcggagcctgcttgggattctgggacAGAGGGCTTGTGGGACAGAGTCTGAAATCCCACTCTGGAATGGGAGTGGGGCGGGGTTTTGCCATCTGAAAGTCTGTCCCCTTAAGGGCTGGCTCCTCGGTCCCCAGAGGAAGAGTGAGGAGATAAGGACCTGTGATCGCCACACCCTCATGTGCGCGGGGTTCGTTGTGGAATCATGGGAGACTCGGGTCTGTCACCCGCATCGGGCACAGCACAGCAACGCACACACGGCCTCTTCTGTCTGCAAGGAATTTAGAGTCAGCCAGGAGGATGGAACCCACATTGCCCGTGGTAAAAAaggacagaaggggaaactgCTGTGTCTGGTTCTGAGTCTGCTGTGAGCCTTGTCTTAATCAGCTGAGCAGCCCCAGTGGCCCTTgctggcacttaataaatgttgaagaATGAATGTGGGCCAGAATCGTCTTCGGGGAAAAAGTAAACCATGGGCCGAGCCTTCAGGAACGGGTGAGGCTCGTATAGGAATAGAGGATAAGGCGCTTGGAAGGGTAGCAGGGAAGACAGCGGTGTGCACATCGTGAATCGAAGACATTCACtcagcaagtatttgttgagcacctactgtgtgtcaggcattggGTATAACGGATCTAATGGtcaaaaatataagtaaacaaataCTTAAAGTTATCGCAGGGAGTATTCAAGGTAAAGTTTGAGAGCGCGGCAGGTAAGGGGTGAGGGGTCCCCGAGGAGACGTCCCCAGGAGGTGACATTTGTCCCGTGGTCTGGAGGAAGGATGTTTCAAGCGCAAGGAACGGCATGGAAGGAGGCTGGTTTTGCCATCGACTTGACTTGACTTTGCCGCCGACCGAGTTGACTTGTGATTGGGGTCGACTCAGAGAAAGGGAAGGCACACGGAGTTTAACCCTTGTGATTAGACCGTGAGCACTGGGGCCAACCGGAAGAAGCATGCCCAAAGTACAATGTTCAACCAGCTGATAAAGCAGCAGTATCTGGCGGACTAGCACTTAAGAGTCCGTAGGGACTCACCGAAAGGTAACTGTGCTCAGCAGAATAACGCCCCCGCAAATGTGTCCCTGTCCTAATCCCCAGGAACTGTGAATGTGGTATTTTTAACTGGCAAAGGGAATTAAAACAGCAGATGGAATTAAGGCCGCTAATCAGCCAACCCTGAGATCGGAGATTTTCTGAACGGTCCAAGAGGGATCCGTGTGAtcacagggaagaggcagaaccATGAAGACAGCAGCTTGAGACTCAGTCCAACGtcgttggctttgaagatggtgGAAGTGGCCATGAGCGGGGAGTTcaggtggcttctagaagctggaaaggcaaaGAAACGGATAtccccctggagcctccagaagggaacGCGgtcctgctggcaccttgacgtTAGCCCAGGGAGACCCACCTCAGACTTCTGACCTTCCAGAACTGGAAGGtaataaatctgtgttattttaagccgCTAGGTTTGTGGTGATTGGTTAGAGCAGCCGCAGGAAGCTGATGGGGACGGGCTGGGAGAATTCTGAGAAGCAGAACAGAAGAAGTTAGTAGAAACCTGAATGTGTGTATTTCATTgctccctgggtggcccagctgtgCCCCCAACGGGAAAAGGCAGGTAAGTGCAACCCAAGGGAGAAACCAGAGTGTGATTCAAGGTCACTGAGGACAGACCACTGGCACAGCGGGCTCAGATGGTACAAGAGAGGGTGGGGACAGCCTACAAGAGCCAGCCCTTGTCCTGCGTCCTTCCCCCCCTGGCCAGCGGACCCACCCGCAACCCTGGAGCACCGTGTGGCTGCGCGCACCCCCTTTCTGCCGTGGAAggaccgccccctcccccggggggTCTAAAATACAGACAGGTGGGGGCATCCGCTTTAAGCAGAACAGGGGAGCACAATGGGAGCGGGAACAGGGAAAGCCATCCCCTCACCGCGGAATAAGCCTGGCCCAGGCTACCCGGGCTCTCCATGACTCGGGTACGGAGTGTCTGGGGCCGCAGCCCAGCCAGCAGGGGTCACAGACACGTGCCTCTCCCAACAGATACCGACTCCGGGCCTTGGAAGGGACGCGGGGCGCCGCAGAGCAAACACAGCCCTTTACAGACCGTTCACAGCCACCTGAGCTGTCGCGGGCAGACCGTTAGGGTCTTGTCCCTGTGGTGCGCCCTCAGCACTGGTTCACCTGTGCACGCCGGTGCCTTCTGCTTGGGtcgcttcacacacacacaccgtataCAACGTGTTTCCACGTccctctggaattttcttttcttttaaacaatgcttatttatcttaaataatttttttttaatgtttatttttgaaagagagagagacagaatgcaagcagggacggggcagagagagagggagacacagaacccgaagcaggctccaggctccgagctgtcatcgcagagcctggcgcggggctcgaacccgtgaaccgcgagatcgtgacctgagccgaagtcggacactctaccgactgagccacccaggcgcccccttctatGTACGTTTCATAATTCTcctttatatttgggatttttcttgtttcttgagataggcctggattgcaatgcattttcctcttaggactgccttcgctgcatcccaaagggtttgggttgttgtgttctcattttcatttgtttccgtgcatttttaaatttcttctctgcctgggtgacccattcattctttagtgggatgttctttaacttccatgctgttggaggttttccagactttttcctgtggctgatttcaagtttcatagtattgtgatctgaaagtgtgcatggtatgatctcaattcttttatatttattgagggctgttttgtggcccagtatgcgatctatcttggagaatgttccgtgtgcactcgagaagaaagtctatcctgctgctttgggatatagagttctaaatatatctgtcaagtccatctggtccaatgcaTTGTTCAGGGCCCtcgtttctttactgattctctgtctggatgatctgtccattgctgtaagcaGAGAAAAGTCCCCTTGCAATTGCCACATtattatcaataaggttgcttatgtttgtgattaattgttttatatatctgggtgcTTTTaaattcggtgcatagacatttgtgattgttagctcttcctgatggatagaccctgtaattattacataaagcccttcttcatctcttgttacagcctttaatttaaagtctagtgtgTTCTTAATTCTCCTTTCACATGGAGCCCAGCCTTCCAGTCAGGTGATTTGTCATAATTTATGTaatcatcccccccccctttttttttttttttttttttagctaataGAGTAATTCTGAAATAAGCACCTTTGTTCAGTGTTTAATGGTTTATTACCTTAGTTTATTACTAAGggtaattagaaataaatagactggaggcacctgggtggctcagtcagttaaacgtccgacttttttttttttttttaatttttttttcaacattttttatttatttttgggacagagagagacagagcatgaaagggggaggggcagagagagagggagacacagaatcggaaacaggctccgagccatcagcccagagcccgacgcggggctcgaactcacggacggcgagatcgtgacctggccgaagtcggacgctcaaccgactgcgccacccaggcgccccaaacgtccgacttttgattttggctcaggtcatgatctcacggtttgtgaaattgagtccctgctgtcagctcagagcctgcttgggattctctctctccctctctctcttcccctccctggcttgctctttctctctccctctctctctctctcaaaacaaataaaataaacattaaaaaaaaaaagagataaataggctgtattaaaaaaaaattctttttgaggggcgcttgggtggctcagttggttaagcatccaacttcggctcgggtcatgatctcactgttggtgagttcaagccctgcatcaggctctgtgctcacagctcagagcctggagcctgcttcagattctgtctctctctctctctctctgcccctcccgtgctcgtactctgtctctctctctctcccaaaaataaataaacattaaaaaaaaaaggagaaaaaaaattttaattgactCTTTCCTCCAAATGGATAATTAGTCCAGATGTATAAGCAGAAGTGCAGACAGAGAAACAACCCAGGAGAAACATAACACATCCAGATAATCAGGCCCGACTTGGTTTCTAAGACTCCCCATTTCTGGGGACAATGGTGGACAGTGGTTTTCTCCTCCTTGGTGCACCTGGGGAGCTCCCGGCTTGGGGCTTGGTGGAGGTgagggaaagcaaaggaaaaggagaagggatCCTTGTCGCAGGGGGGGCAGAACCTGAGGGCAGAGTGTCCCCAAGGCCCAGGAAGAAATATGAGTCAGGAGGAAGGGACAACCCCTGCCGATGAGTCAAGATGGGGACCAAGAACCGACCATGGCTTTGACCTCTCGGAGGGTACGAATGACCTTGACAAGAGCAGCAGAGGTGAGAGCTGGAGACAAAAGCTTGGCTGGAGTGGGTTCAATGTCGTTCATTTGTAGTTATATTTTATTCACAATCGCTTTATAGGAGGCACTGACCGCACAATTTGCTCATAGGGTATGTTAATATACTGACAACAGCCTTTCTCACTTGTGCAATGCACCGCCACTGTATCACATGGTATGCTCACACATCCTCTTCTAGATATTATTTCTGTAACCAACGAGGAAAGTAAGGCTCCTAGAGGCAGTATCGCTCGCCTGAGGCCCCACGGTTAGTAACAATAATTCTGACGTTGTCTCCATCTCTTGCAAAGTGAttgtttaaagttcatttatttctttcgagagagagagagagcaagagggggagggtcagagagagagggagaagagagaatcccaggcaggctctgtgctgtcgctgcagagcccaatgctgggctcgaactcacaaaccgtgagctcatgacctgagccgaagtcagatgcttacccgacagagccacccgggcgccctgtgtctgcaaagtggatttttttaacAGTGACTTTTTAGCAACTTTTCCCCGGAGTCCGGTTCCTCACCTCACCCCAAGGTGGTTTTATTCTCAGCAGAGAATCCATTGTCTCCCGGGGGGTATCGGCAGAAGTGACCGGGGGCAGCTGAGAACATTACCTCATCCTCTCTCTTGAGTTGTCCAGTGCTCTTGGCTGCAGATGGGGCCACGTTTTCCAGGTCTTGACATTTTATACCGAGACCTACTTCGAGTGACACCACGTTCATGGACACGAAGGCCGTGCTGCTCCTGTGCCCTTGCACGGTGTCCACGTTTCCTCTGGGCGGCTTGTGGGGGTCGCCGGTGGCCGGCCTGCGGGTCAACAGATACGGCTGGTCAAGAGGAGACGTGTTGCCCTCACCTAAACCACACCGTCTCTTGGCGAGCGTGCGTGTGGTGGGGAGCTGGTGTGATCTTGGAAATCAAGAGGCCTGATGTCTAgtcccccgcgccccccccaGGCACAGACGTCATGCCCTAAAAGCAAGTCCCTGAATTCCTCGGGATGTCTCTCCATGTCAGTTGCTCAGAAGGGCATCTCCTCCGTCATCCACCCCGTGGCCGCGTCCAGCCTTTGAGAGCAAAGTGCTTGGCGGTACTTAGCATCTGCCTCAGCAGCGCTTCTGGCAGGTGGTGAACAGGGGCCGGTCGCCGGGGTGTGATTCACGGCCAGGCGACCGTGGCCCCAAGTTGTGA
Above is a window of Panthera uncia isolate 11264 chromosome C1 unlocalized genomic scaffold, Puncia_PCG_1.0 HiC_scaffold_4, whole genome shotgun sequence DNA encoding:
- the LOC125913742 gene encoding solute carrier family 2, facilitated glucose transporter member 5-like; the encoded protein is MEQVPAKKERRLTLVLGLATLIAAFGSSFQYGYNVAVINSPAQFMKMFYNKTYYERNNDYMDEFALTLLWSVSVSMFPFGGFVGSLMVGPLVNNFGRKGTLLFNNIFSIVPAVLMGCSKVAGSFEMIILSRLLVGICAGLSSNVVPMYLGELAPKNLRGGLGVVPQLFITIGILVAQIFGLRSLLASEEGWPILLGVTGVPAALQLLLLPFFPESPRYLLIQKKDEVAAQTALKRLRGWDDVGPEMEEIRQEDGAERAVGFVSVLKLFRTRSLRWQVISIIVLMGGQQLSGVNAIYYYADQIYLSAGVKENDVQYATVGTGAVNVLMTVCAVFVVELLGRRFLLLLGFSVCFTACCVLTAALALQDTISWMPYVSIACIIAYVVGHALGPSPVPAVLITETFLQSSRPAAFMVGGSVHWLSNFTVGLIFPFVQVGLGAYSFVIFGVICLLTTIYTFLVVPETKAKTFIEINQIFTKMNKVSEVRQEKEELEEFPPSTRGQ